From a region of the Actinopolymorpha singaporensis genome:
- a CDS encoding GNAT family N-acetyltransferase — protein MTLWQVRTRVRDIPGKLAQLATALGAVRGNVVGIDVHGCDLEHVHDDLFVDVPEAIEAGDLAQVLAGTGGAGGTDGSGGAEPVRVRRARVQELVDGPSQALTLAARLVEDPAALPALLCRLVGADSADLCGQPPPDSPHHLTVGWPGRRGFVVVRREWAPFTWVERARVDRLVAVAAVVARDQANAGGRVVLTDGSRLRIRLGGPEDAGHVADLLARCSRSAREARFVADDGERLPVRWLERLAAPPEGFSLLAFAESGQLVGMAQCLPQDPPHDRAGAPGGAHEVGLLVEDGWQRRGIGTLLVRGLARRALADGVTELVAVSTADRTGHAGPARSAGPGGPGGTERLFARAGLPVLTRYADGVWEARARLRTGARGEPVSAADLNSAVLRGEAAVRAWARSTAR, from the coding sequence GTGACCTTGTGGCAGGTGCGGACCAGAGTCCGCGACATTCCCGGCAAGCTGGCCCAGCTCGCCACGGCGCTCGGCGCCGTGCGCGGCAACGTGGTCGGCATCGACGTCCACGGCTGCGACCTCGAGCACGTGCACGACGACCTGTTCGTCGACGTGCCCGAGGCGATCGAGGCGGGCGACCTCGCGCAGGTGCTCGCGGGTACGGGCGGCGCTGGCGGCACTGACGGCTCTGGCGGTGCGGAGCCGGTACGCGTACGCCGGGCACGGGTGCAGGAACTCGTCGACGGACCGAGTCAGGCCCTCACCCTGGCCGCCCGCCTGGTCGAGGACCCCGCTGCGCTGCCGGCGCTCTTGTGCCGGCTCGTCGGCGCCGACAGTGCGGACCTGTGCGGGCAGCCGCCGCCGGACTCACCGCATCACCTGACCGTCGGGTGGCCGGGCCGGCGCGGTTTCGTCGTCGTTCGCCGGGAGTGGGCGCCGTTCACCTGGGTGGAACGCGCCCGCGTGGACCGGCTGGTGGCCGTGGCCGCCGTCGTCGCCCGCGACCAGGCGAACGCCGGTGGCCGGGTGGTGCTGACGGACGGGTCCCGGCTGCGGATCCGGCTCGGCGGCCCGGAGGACGCCGGTCACGTCGCCGATCTGCTGGCCCGGTGCAGCCGGTCGGCGCGGGAGGCGAGGTTCGTCGCCGACGACGGCGAGCGGCTGCCGGTCCGCTGGCTCGAACGCCTCGCAGCGCCCCCGGAGGGCTTCTCCCTGCTGGCGTTCGCGGAGTCCGGCCAGCTGGTCGGCATGGCCCAGTGCCTGCCACAGGACCCGCCTCACGATCGGGCGGGCGCGCCGGGCGGGGCGCACGAGGTCGGACTGCTGGTGGAGGACGGCTGGCAACGGCGCGGCATCGGCACCCTTCTCGTCCGGGGTCTGGCCCGCCGCGCCCTCGCCGACGGCGTGACCGAACTCGTCGCGGTCAGCACGGCCGACCGGACGGGGCACGCGGGTCCGGCGCGCTCGGCGGGTCCGGGGGGTCCGGGAGGTACGGAACGACTGTTCGCGCGGGCGGGCCTGCCGGTGCTGACGAGGTACGCCGACGGAGTGTGGGAGGCACGGGCCCGATTGAGAACCGGCGCCCGGGGCGAGCCCGTCTCCGCGGCCGACCTGAACAGCGCTGTCCTGCGAGGCGAGGCGGCAGTGCGCGCCTGGGCCCGCTCGACGGCTCGGTGA
- a CDS encoding alpha/beta fold hydrolase codes for MQEAAGVFERSGSALRYRMAGPGDGPVVVLGAGRWLDHRMWDPQLPALWEAGYRTLTWDLPSPRPCERRTFGRGLFTRRESERPPDAVPDVSVPVESVPIDHVRTYPMPVVKENLTVRGLAEALLELVDRLRAHRQLVLVGHSFGAQVAQEAAFLRPERVAGLVVVAARCLTLPRRPWPMSWPVPAHRSAGLAAVAFATRSVARIRQGAARAAGIDAATQTHAYTAMERLDKSRLTQVWGAGVAAVHPEPGYRINQPLLLVRGEFDRTSRLGRQARRWLDRDPRAEYEVVERAGYLANLDNPRAFNRLLLEFLTARHPAPRVRTPRP; via the coding sequence GTGCAGGAAGCCGCAGGCGTCTTCGAACGCTCGGGCTCTGCTCTTCGCTACCGGATGGCGGGCCCGGGAGACGGCCCCGTGGTGGTCCTGGGTGCCGGCCGCTGGCTGGACCACCGGATGTGGGATCCGCAGCTGCCGGCGTTGTGGGAAGCGGGATACCGCACTCTCACCTGGGATCTGCCGTCGCCGCGGCCGTGCGAACGCCGGACCTTCGGACGAGGACTCTTCACCCGCAGGGAATCCGAGCGTCCGCCCGACGCCGTACCCGACGTGTCCGTCCCGGTCGAGTCGGTGCCGATCGACCACGTACGCACGTATCCCATGCCTGTCGTCAAGGAGAACCTGACGGTACGCGGGCTGGCGGAAGCCCTGCTGGAGTTGGTGGATCGGCTCCGCGCGCACCGTCAACTCGTTCTTGTCGGCCATTCCTTCGGCGCCCAGGTTGCCCAGGAGGCCGCGTTCCTGCGTCCGGAACGCGTGGCGGGGTTGGTCGTCGTCGCGGCGCGCTGTCTCACCCTGCCGCGCCGGCCGTGGCCGATGTCGTGGCCGGTGCCGGCGCACCGGTCGGCGGGGCTCGCGGCAGTCGCCTTCGCGACGCGTTCGGTCGCCCGCATCCGGCAGGGGGCCGCCCGTGCGGCGGGGATCGACGCGGCGACCCAGACCCACGCCTACACGGCGATGGAACGCCTTGACAAGTCGCGGTTGACACAGGTGTGGGGCGCGGGTGTGGCAGCCGTTCACCCCGAACCCGGCTACCGGATCAACCAGCCACTGCTGCTCGTACGCGGTGAGTTCGACCGGACGAGCCGGCTCGGCCGGCAGGCCCGGCGGTGGCTCGACCGGGACCCGCGTGCGGAGTACGAGGTGGTGGAGCGGGCCGGCTACCTCGCCAACCTGGACAACCCGCGGGCGTTCAACCGCCTGCTGCTGGAGTTCCTGACGGCCCGGCATCCGGCGCCGCGGGTCCGTACTCCCCGGCCGTAG
- a CDS encoding 1,4-dihydroxy-2-naphthoyl-CoA synthase — protein MAAGSAGSAGSVAGDGSTAGGDRVSELFDPAAWKPVDGFDDLTDVTYHRALDQGTVRIAFHRPEVRNAFRPHTVDELHRALDHARTTPDVGCVLLTGNGPSPKDGGWAFCSGGDQRIRGRSGYQYADGTGGDAGGTADRARLGRLHILEVQRLIRFMPKIVVCVVPGWAAGGGHSLHVVADLTLASREHARFKQTDADVASFDGGFGSAYLARQVGQKFAREIFFTGRAYDAEEAHRMGMVNAVVAHADLEREALAWAREINGKSPTALRMLKYAFNAVDDGLVGQQLFAGEATRLAYMTDEAQEGRDAFLEKRSPDWSEFPFYY, from the coding sequence ATGGCGGCGGGGTCTGCGGGGTCTGCGGGATCGGTGGCCGGGGACGGTTCGACGGCCGGCGGTGACCGGGTGTCGGAGCTGTTCGACCCGGCGGCGTGGAAGCCGGTCGACGGGTTCGACGACCTCACCGACGTGACCTACCACCGGGCGCTGGACCAGGGGACGGTCCGGATCGCGTTCCACCGGCCGGAGGTCCGCAACGCGTTCCGCCCGCACACCGTCGACGAGCTCCATCGCGCGCTCGACCACGCTCGCACCACCCCGGACGTGGGGTGTGTGCTCCTGACCGGCAACGGTCCCTCACCCAAGGACGGCGGCTGGGCGTTCTGCTCCGGTGGTGACCAGCGCATCCGGGGCCGCTCCGGCTACCAGTACGCCGACGGCACCGGCGGCGACGCCGGGGGGACGGCCGACCGGGCGCGGCTCGGCCGGCTGCACATCCTCGAGGTGCAGCGGCTGATCAGGTTCATGCCGAAGATCGTGGTCTGCGTCGTACCCGGCTGGGCTGCGGGCGGTGGGCACAGCCTGCACGTGGTCGCCGACCTCACCCTGGCCAGCCGCGAGCACGCGCGGTTCAAGCAGACCGACGCCGACGTGGCCAGCTTCGACGGCGGGTTCGGGTCGGCCTACCTCGCCCGCCAGGTCGGGCAGAAGTTCGCCCGGGAGATCTTCTTCACCGGCCGCGCCTACGACGCGGAGGAGGCACACCGGATGGGCATGGTGAACGCCGTCGTTGCGCACGCCGACCTCGAACGCGAGGCCCTGGCGTGGGCGCGGGAGATCAACGGCAAGAGCCCCACCGCGCTGCGGATGCTGAAGTATGCCTTCAATGCGGTCGACGACGGGCTGGTGGGCCAGCAGTTGTTCGCCGGTGAGGCGACCCGGCTCGCCTACATGACCGACGAGGCGCAGGAGGGCCGGGACGCGTTCCTGGAGAAGCGTTCGCCCGACTGGTCCGAGTTTCCCTTCTATTACTGA
- the secD gene encoding protein translocase subunit SecD produces the protein MSGDSTPERPSASARSSARARSSASATKSRNRPASRPPGSRAPLLRALLTFGVLALALYFAVSTPARLGLDLRGGTQIVLETRDSPTAKANAESTDRALQVLNRRVDALGVSEPNLTRSGERRIIVELPGVQDPREAEQAIGRTAQLTFHPVLGIAQPAEKAKAGERILGDESGQRLRLGPSALTGEGVKDAAGATDPQQGLGWFVTIDFNGKGGGAWKELTAKAACAQPGDPTRRIAIVLDNKVISSPQVDPSIGCNVGMPGDSTQITGNFDQASAQELAVLIKGGALPVPVEIIEQRTVGPTLGAEAIEASAKAAVIGLALTGLFIIVVYRLMGTLATVALACYALISYAILVALGATLTLPGLAGFVLAIGMAIDANVLVFERAREEYAANPQKGLSTALTRGYKGAWSAILDSNVTTLLAAGLLFFLASGPVRGFGVTLSIGVLASMVSALVVARLFTDWAVRRTFVHNRPGITGLGSIGRVRTWLIERSPDLMKRGRLWLALSALVVIVAGAGIVVRGLDYGVEFTGGRLVEYSTSKPVDVNAARQAVTDAGFPRAVVQESNGDNITVRTGELSTGQALEIQRALGELGGKVTKQRDELIGPSLGNELRVKALIALGVALLAQMVYLAIRFRWTFGVAAVLAMLHDIVIVTGLFAWLGKPIDGVFLAAALTIIGLSVNDTVVVFDRVRELWAGNPKTPFARNANLAVLQTVPRTVNTGLGAMFILAALAILGGESLTDFAVALLVGLFVGTYSSSFTATPLAVELQARSGTGPPRVRTKSPAKAARKRAQRSGRGAVV, from the coding sequence GTGTCCGGAGATTCCACGCCCGAACGCCCGTCCGCGTCCGCCCGCTCGTCGGCGCGCGCACGCTCGTCCGCGTCCGCCACCAAGTCCAGGAACAGACCAGCGTCCCGGCCACCGGGTTCACGCGCACCGCTCCTCCGCGCCCTGCTGACGTTCGGCGTCCTCGCTCTCGCGTTGTACTTCGCCGTCAGCACCCCGGCCCGGCTCGGCCTGGACCTGCGCGGCGGCACCCAGATCGTCCTGGAGACCCGGGACAGCCCGACCGCCAAGGCGAACGCCGAGTCCACCGACCGTGCCCTGCAGGTCCTCAACCGCCGGGTGGACGCCCTCGGTGTGTCCGAGCCCAACCTCACCCGGTCCGGTGAGCGCCGGATCATCGTCGAGCTTCCGGGCGTGCAGGACCCACGCGAGGCCGAGCAGGCCATCGGCCGTACGGCGCAGTTGACGTTCCACCCGGTCCTCGGCATCGCCCAGCCTGCGGAGAAGGCCAAGGCGGGCGAACGCATCCTCGGGGACGAGAGCGGCCAGCGGCTCCGGCTCGGCCCCTCGGCGCTGACCGGTGAAGGTGTGAAGGACGCGGCCGGAGCGACCGACCCGCAGCAGGGCCTGGGCTGGTTCGTCACCATCGACTTCAACGGCAAGGGCGGCGGCGCGTGGAAGGAACTCACCGCCAAGGCCGCGTGCGCGCAGCCCGGCGACCCGACCCGGCGGATCGCGATCGTGCTGGACAACAAGGTGATCTCCTCACCGCAGGTCGATCCGAGCATCGGCTGCAACGTCGGTATGCCCGGCGACAGCACCCAGATCACCGGCAACTTCGACCAGGCGTCCGCGCAGGAGCTCGCGGTACTGATCAAGGGTGGCGCCCTCCCGGTGCCGGTCGAGATCATCGAGCAGCGCACCGTCGGCCCGACGCTCGGCGCCGAGGCGATCGAGGCGAGCGCCAAGGCCGCGGTGATCGGCCTGGCCCTCACCGGGCTGTTCATCATCGTCGTCTACCGGCTGATGGGCACGCTGGCCACGGTCGCACTGGCCTGCTACGCGCTGATCTCGTACGCCATCCTGGTCGCGCTCGGCGCCACCCTGACGCTGCCCGGCCTGGCCGGGTTCGTGCTCGCCATCGGCATGGCGATCGACGCCAACGTTCTGGTGTTCGAACGCGCCCGGGAGGAGTACGCCGCCAACCCGCAGAAGGGCCTGTCCACCGCGCTGACGCGCGGCTACAAGGGTGCGTGGTCGGCGATCCTGGACTCCAACGTCACCACGCTGCTGGCCGCCGGGCTGTTGTTCTTCCTGGCCTCCGGTCCGGTCCGCGGTTTCGGCGTCACGTTGTCGATCGGTGTGCTCGCCTCGATGGTGTCGGCGCTGGTGGTGGCGCGGCTGTTCACCGACTGGGCCGTCCGGCGTACGTTCGTGCACAACCGCCCGGGCATCACCGGGCTCGGTTCGATCGGGCGGGTCCGCACCTGGCTGATCGAACGCAGTCCCGACCTGATGAAGCGGGGCCGGTTGTGGCTCGCGCTCAGCGCCCTGGTGGTCATCGTGGCCGGTGCCGGGATCGTCGTCCGCGGGCTCGACTACGGCGTGGAGTTCACCGGCGGACGGCTGGTGGAGTACTCCACCAGCAAGCCCGTCGACGTGAACGCCGCCCGGCAGGCGGTCACCGACGCCGGCTTCCCCCGCGCGGTGGTCCAGGAGTCCAACGGGGACAACATCACCGTCCGCACCGGCGAGCTCAGCACCGGACAGGCGCTGGAGATCCAGCGGGCCCTCGGCGAACTCGGCGGCAAGGTCACCAAGCAACGCGACGAACTGATCGGTCCCAGTCTCGGCAACGAGCTTCGGGTCAAGGCGCTGATCGCGCTCGGGGTCGCGCTGCTCGCGCAGATGGTCTATCTCGCGATCCGGTTCCGATGGACGTTCGGCGTCGCGGCGGTGCTCGCGATGCTCCACGACATCGTGATCGTGACCGGGTTGTTCGCCTGGCTGGGAAAGCCGATCGACGGTGTATTCCTCGCCGCCGCGCTCACCATCATCGGCCTGTCGGTCAACGACACGGTGGTGGTGTTCGACCGCGTACGCGAGCTGTGGGCCGGCAACCCGAAGACGCCGTTCGCGCGGAACGCCAACCTCGCGGTCCTGCAGACGGTGCCGCGGACGGTGAACACCGGGCTGGGCGCGATGTTCATCCTGGCGGCCCTCGCCATCCTGGGTGGAGAGTCGCTCACCGACTTCGCGGTCGCGTTGCTGGTCGGGTTGTTCGTCGGTACGTACTCCTCAAGCTTCACCGCGACGCCGCTGGCGGTGGAGTTGCAGGCGAGGAGTGGCACCGGGCCGCCGCGGGTCCGTACGAAGTCGCCGGCGAAGGCGGCGCGGAAGCGGGCGCAGCGGTCGGGTAGGGGCGCCGTCGTGTAG
- a CDS encoding NADPH:quinone reductase encodes MTGRSLLGPGDEDDDPAPSGPAHPDPVRHDPVPPDLVGPDLVGPDLVGPDAVRPGPPRLPDPPGPPHPPDRPGEYEGPGYDPPGAHVGGVPVTMRAAYVDRLGPAENIRVGELVVPAPAPDEVLVRVEAVAVNPVDTYIRSGRYRTPLPGFPFVVGRDLVGVVETCGAAAEAFVPGQRVWTNGLGYAGRQGAAAEYAVVPVDRLYPLPDGLDPVRSVAVFHPAVTAYLGLFRHVGGVGPGDTVVVGGAAGNVGSCVSRLAAFAGARVIALARTEDATWCRNHGAAAVVDFRVEDLRDRLAAEAPGGATVWFDTSGRIDLEFAVEVLADRGAVVLVAGRPEPAALPISPFYLKSLRLLGFVITTAPAAELADAARVVSAHLAAGRLDVRIGEVLPLDQAAHAHQLVEHRVRGRVILVPRT; translated from the coding sequence GTGACGGGGCGCAGCCTGCTCGGCCCGGGCGACGAGGACGACGACCCCGCCCCGAGCGGACCCGCACACCCTGATCCCGTGCGCCACGACCCAGTACCTCCGGACCTCGTAGGTCCGGATCTCGTAGGTCCGGATCTCGTCGGCCCGGATGCTGTACGCCCTGGGCCGCCCCGGCTGCCGGATCCACCTGGACCGCCCCATCCGCCCGACCGGCCGGGGGAGTACGAGGGTCCCGGGTACGACCCACCCGGCGCGCACGTCGGCGGAGTACCGGTCACGATGCGCGCGGCGTACGTCGACCGGCTCGGTCCGGCCGAGAACATCCGGGTGGGCGAACTCGTCGTACCCGCCCCGGCTCCGGACGAGGTGCTGGTCCGGGTGGAGGCGGTGGCGGTCAACCCGGTCGACACCTACATCCGTTCGGGTCGCTACCGGACTCCGCTGCCGGGGTTCCCGTTCGTGGTCGGCCGCGACCTGGTGGGCGTGGTCGAGACGTGCGGCGCCGCGGCCGAGGCGTTCGTGCCGGGGCAGCGGGTGTGGACGAACGGACTGGGGTACGCCGGACGGCAGGGCGCGGCGGCCGAGTACGCCGTCGTCCCCGTGGATCGGCTCTACCCCCTGCCGGACGGGCTGGATCCGGTTCGGTCGGTGGCGGTGTTCCACCCGGCGGTCACCGCGTACCTCGGGCTGTTCCGGCACGTCGGTGGCGTCGGCCCCGGGGACACGGTGGTGGTCGGCGGCGCCGCCGGCAACGTCGGAAGCTGCGTCAGCCGCCTCGCCGCGTTCGCCGGTGCCCGGGTGATCGCCCTCGCCCGGACAGAGGACGCCACCTGGTGCCGAAACCACGGCGCGGCCGCCGTCGTCGACTTCCGCGTCGAGGACCTGCGCGACCGGCTGGCCGCGGAGGCACCCGGCGGCGCGACGGTGTGGTTCGACACGTCCGGGCGGATCGACCTGGAGTTCGCGGTGGAGGTCCTGGCCGACCGGGGCGCGGTGGTCCTGGTCGCCGGGCGGCCCGAGCCCGCCGCGTTGCCGATCTCGCCGTTCTACCTCAAGTCGCTGCGGCTGCTCGGCTTCGTGATCACCACCGCGCCTGCCGCCGAGCTGGCCGACGCCGCGCGGGTCGTTTCGGCCCACCTCGCCGCGGGGCGCCTCGACGTGCGGATCGGCGAGGTGCTGCCGCTGGACCAGGCGGCCCACGCCCACCAGCTGGTCGAGCACCGCGTACGCGGCCGGGTGATCCTGGTGCCGCGGACCTGA
- a CDS encoding SDR family oxidoreductase, with protein sequence MAEPTGTEPTGTEPTGTGPTGAEPTDVEADAELIGAVLTGAELTGKGAIVTGGSRGIGRAIVERLALDGAEVVFTYRSDEAAATEVVSKVAAAGGVAHAVRMDLVDAAQVRALFAEAERLLTRLDIVVHNAVAVQVSERTTLALTSDDDFDVMVTANVRGAFVVLQEASRRVRDGGRIITISTLNTQVPVAGNGLYQAAKGAIELLTVTASKELGGRGITVNIVSPGATDTDLLHASNPPEALAAIPKMTALGRLGTPDDIANVVGFLARSESGWLTGQNIRATGGLP encoded by the coding sequence ATGGCCGAGCCGACAGGAACCGAGCCGACAGGAACCGAGCCGACAGGAACCGGACCCACGGGGGCGGAGCCCACGGATGTGGAAGCCGACGCCGAGCTGATCGGCGCCGTGCTGACCGGCGCCGAGCTGACGGGGAAGGGCGCGATCGTCACCGGCGGCTCACGCGGCATCGGCCGGGCGATCGTCGAGCGCCTGGCCCTCGACGGTGCCGAGGTGGTGTTCACCTACCGGAGCGACGAGGCGGCCGCGACCGAGGTGGTCTCGAAGGTGGCGGCGGCCGGTGGAGTCGCCCATGCGGTACGCATGGATCTGGTCGACGCGGCCCAGGTCAGGGCGCTGTTCGCGGAGGCCGAGCGGCTGCTCACCAGGCTGGACATCGTTGTGCACAACGCGGTCGCGGTCCAGGTCAGCGAACGCACCACGCTGGCGCTGACCAGTGACGACGACTTCGACGTGATGGTGACCGCGAACGTCCGCGGCGCGTTCGTCGTACTGCAGGAGGCTTCCCGGCGGGTCCGCGACGGCGGTCGGATCATCACGATCTCCACGCTCAACACCCAGGTTCCGGTCGCCGGCAACGGGCTCTACCAGGCAGCCAAGGGCGCGATCGAACTCCTCACCGTCACCGCGTCCAAGGAACTCGGTGGCCGTGGGATCACCGTCAACATCGTTTCGCCGGGCGCCACGGACACCGACCTGCTGCACGCGTCGAACCCGCCGGAGGCGCTCGCCGCGATCCCGAAGATGACGGCGCTCGGCCGCCTGGGCACCCCGGACGACATCGCGAACGTCGTCGGCTTCCTCGCGCGTTCGGAGTCCGGCTGGCTGACCGGGCAGAACATCCGCGCCACCGGCGGCCTTCCCTGA
- a CDS encoding aldose 1-epimerase family protein, with translation MQASGEQHSISAAGYTATVTEVGATLRELRHDGRDLVAGFAADEVRPVFRGAVLAPWPNRVIDGTYEFGGQSYQLALTEPDRHNALHGLVAWSSWQVVDRTPERVELAHRLFPQTGYPFLLDLRATYELSEAGLACTVAAVNAGDVDAPFGCAPHPYLVAGPGRVDDWSLELPAGRYLEVTEDRLVPRGLAEVAGTDYDFRTPRTIGATFLDHAYTALAAEPDGVVRARVRTAEGYGVELRWDAGCPWVQVHTADRPEAELDRSGLAVEPMTCPPDAFNSGTDLVVLAPGQRHEVGWTIAAI, from the coding sequence GTGCAGGCGAGCGGCGAACAACACTCCATCAGCGCGGCGGGTTACACGGCGACCGTCACCGAGGTCGGCGCGACGCTGCGCGAGCTGCGGCACGACGGGCGCGACCTGGTCGCCGGGTTCGCCGCCGACGAGGTACGCCCGGTCTTTCGCGGCGCGGTCCTCGCGCCGTGGCCCAACCGCGTCATCGACGGCACCTACGAGTTCGGCGGGCAGAGCTACCAGCTCGCGCTGACCGAACCCGACCGGCACAACGCGCTGCACGGACTGGTGGCCTGGTCGAGCTGGCAGGTCGTCGACCGCACCCCGGAGCGGGTCGAGCTCGCGCACCGGCTGTTCCCGCAGACCGGCTACCCCTTCCTGCTCGACCTGCGGGCGACGTACGAACTCTCGGAGGCGGGCCTGGCCTGCACGGTCGCCGCGGTCAACGCCGGCGACGTCGACGCGCCCTTCGGCTGCGCGCCGCACCCCTACCTCGTGGCCGGGCCTGGCCGGGTCGACGACTGGTCGCTGGAGCTTCCTGCCGGCAGGTACCTCGAGGTCACCGAGGACCGCCTGGTGCCGCGGGGCCTGGCCGAGGTGGCCGGCACCGACTACGACTTCCGTACGCCGAGGACGATCGGGGCGACCTTCCTCGACCACGCCTACACCGCGCTCGCCGCCGAACCGGACGGGGTGGTCCGCGCGCGAGTACGCACGGCCGAGGGGTACGGGGTGGAGCTGCGCTGGGACGCCGGCTGCCCGTGGGTGCAGGTGCACACCGCCGACCGCCCCGAGGCCGAGCTCGACCGGTCCGGGCTGGCGGTGGAGCCGATGACCTGCCCGCCGGACGCGTTCAACTCCGGCACCGACCTGGTGGTCCTCGCCCCGGGCCAGCGGCACGAGGTCGGCTGGACGATCGCCGCGATCTGA
- the dnaN gene encoding DNA polymerase III subunit beta, producing MRFVSESTRLGRAATFAARHTAGTAAPIPALSGLRVSADDDAVRLTGYDYEASSTVLLPAEVDEPGELLLPGRVFAEIVHALPQGQVRVHTREGVVEISAGATEFTLPTLPLADYPELPTPPAPVGALDAAPFARAVAQMSRIAIRGDAVPVLSGTLLEFDAESVTLTSSDRFRVAIHQVPWKATGPDLPARAVVPARMLADATRSLGAGTDLLTVGLGGEGEAVLSLGLDERLTTLRLLDDTYPALRTKVPTDFVGTVVLAVEELRAALRRVCIVADRYAAVVLTIGPDEVVVGAAGDVDTRGRERLAGHLDGDGGTVAFNAGYLLDGLEGFDSEYVRLGFQEGIRPALLTGCAAPDAESGQDVVYVAMPRRLPA from the coding sequence ATGAGATTCGTCAGCGAGAGCACCCGGCTCGGGCGGGCCGCCACCTTCGCCGCCCGGCACACGGCGGGCACCGCCGCGCCGATCCCGGCGCTGAGCGGGCTGCGGGTGTCCGCCGACGACGATGCCGTCCGCCTCACCGGCTATGACTACGAGGCGAGCTCCACCGTGCTGTTGCCGGCCGAGGTCGACGAGCCGGGTGAGTTGCTGCTGCCCGGCCGGGTCTTCGCCGAGATCGTGCACGCGCTCCCGCAGGGCCAGGTGCGGGTGCACACCCGCGAGGGCGTGGTGGAGATCAGCGCCGGCGCGACCGAGTTCACCCTGCCGACGCTGCCGCTGGCCGACTATCCCGAGCTGCCGACACCGCCCGCCCCGGTGGGGGCGCTCGACGCCGCACCGTTCGCCCGTGCCGTCGCCCAGATGTCACGCATCGCGATCCGCGGCGACGCCGTACCCGTCCTGTCCGGCACGCTGCTGGAGTTCGACGCGGAGTCGGTCACACTCACCTCCTCCGACCGGTTCCGGGTGGCGATCCACCAGGTGCCGTGGAAGGCGACCGGGCCCGACCTGCCCGCCCGCGCCGTGGTTCCCGCGCGGATGCTCGCCGACGCGACGAGGAGCCTCGGCGCCGGCACCGACCTGCTCACCGTCGGCCTCGGCGGCGAAGGCGAGGCCGTGCTCAGCCTGGGCCTCGACGAGCGGCTCACCACACTCCGGCTGCTCGACGACACCTATCCCGCGCTGCGGACGAAGGTCCCCACCGACTTCGTGGGCACGGTCGTCCTGGCCGTCGAGGAGCTGCGCGCGGCACTGCGACGGGTGTGCATCGTCGCCGACCGGTACGCCGCGGTCGTCCTGACGATCGGCCCCGACGAGGTGGTCGTGGGCGCCGCCGGGGACGTCGACACCCGCGGCCGGGAACGTCTCGCGGGGCACCTCGACGGCGACGGCGGCACGGTCGCCTTCAACGCGGGCTACCTGCTCGACGGCCTGGAGGGCTTCGACTCCGAGTACGTCCGGCTGGGCTTCCAGGAGGGCATCCGTCCCGCCCTGCTCACCGGCTGCGCGGCACCCGACGCCGAGTCCGGACAGGACGTGGTCTACGTCGCCATGCCGCGCCGCCTGCCCGCCTGA